Proteins from one Fusobacterium periodonticum 1_1_41FAA genomic window:
- a CDS encoding tetratricopeptide repeat protein produces MEEDTLLEKIEDLYILDKHQEIIDMIEALPTEKLNNGLIGKLARAYNNVQNYEKAIEVLKSIEKEEKNTMLWNYRMGCSYCYLDDYEKAEKYFLKAHELEPEDEDIKSFLFYIYMKILKQINFNKDDLDNQKKALNYALKAKECATTNDDKIECYSYLGWLYNKFTEYQKAEDSLKKAISLGRDDLLIHSELAYCLGELNKIEEALKHYFKIIELEPDNIWALSQIASYYTLLGEYKKALKYFLKIQKFEINDDKLNIKIGNCYEEIENYAKALEYYLLAYKESEENIWLASKIGRCYVKIENYTKALEYYLLAYKEGEENIWLVSEIGWIYKNFEKYEEALKFLLRSIELGRDDTWVYAITGLCYKELGKYEEALEKLKKALEILNEDDPDDNINKKIFLNSQIALIYRKIEGSNPDKALHYLYAAKELGRDDEWINAEIGWELGYNSVDREEEAIKYLERAIELDEDDESNWAMAADIYFDLKRYEEALEAYNRAYELEPLDKEGDASLYIYKIRITLRRLERYDKAIEKLLESRRLALEEGKKPVLEELELAYCYAALGNKTKAEEHLQLSINSLGVHAKNERYFKKQFDEIREMINILSHLS; encoded by the coding sequence ATGGAAGAAGATACTCTACTAGAAAAAATTGAAGATTTATATATTTTAGATAAACATCAAGAAATAATAGATATGATAGAAGCACTTCCAACTGAAAAATTAAACAATGGACTAATAGGAAAATTAGCTAGAGCATACAATAATGTTCAAAATTATGAAAAAGCAATAGAAGTATTAAAAAGCATAGAAAAAGAGGAGAAAAATACTATGCTTTGGAATTATAGAATGGGTTGTTCATATTGTTATTTAGATGATTATGAAAAAGCAGAGAAATATTTTTTAAAAGCACATGAGTTAGAGCCAGAAGATGAAGATATTAAATCTTTTTTATTTTATATTTATATGAAAATATTGAAGCAAATAAATTTTAATAAAGATGATTTAGATAATCAAAAGAAAGCATTAAATTACGCATTAAAAGCAAAGGAGTGTGCAACAACAAATGATGATAAAATAGAATGTTATTCGTATTTAGGTTGGTTATATAATAAATTTACAGAATATCAGAAAGCGGAAGACTCATTAAAAAAAGCCATTAGTCTAGGTAGAGATGATCTTTTAATACATTCTGAACTAGCTTATTGTTTAGGAGAGTTAAATAAAATAGAGGAAGCGTTGAAACATTATTTTAAGATTATAGAGCTTGAACCAGATAATATTTGGGCACTTTCTCAAATTGCTTCCTATTATACTCTTTTAGGAGAATATAAAAAGGCCTTAAAATATTTTTTAAAAATCCAAAAGTTTGAAATAAATGATGATAAGTTAAATATAAAAATAGGAAACTGTTATGAAGAAATTGAAAATTATGCAAAGGCTCTTGAATATTATCTACTAGCTTACAAAGAAAGTGAAGAAAATATTTGGTTAGCATCAAAAATAGGACGCTGTTATGTAAAAATTGAAAATTATACAAAGGCTCTTGAATATTATTTACTAGCTTACAAAGAAGGTGAAGAAAATATTTGGTTAGTATCAGAAATAGGTTGGATTTATAAAAATTTTGAGAAATATGAAGAAGCTTTAAAGTTCTTATTAAGATCGATTGAATTAGGTAGAGATGATACTTGGGTATACGCTATAACAGGTCTTTGCTATAAGGAATTGGGAAAATATGAGGAGGCTCTTGAAAAATTAAAGAAAGCTTTAGAAATACTTAATGAAGATGATCCAGACGATAATATTAATAAAAAGATTTTTTTAAATTCTCAAATAGCTTTGATTTATAGAAAAATAGAAGGTTCAAATCCAGATAAAGCATTACATTATCTATACGCTGCAAAAGAGTTAGGTAGAGATGATGAGTGGATTAATGCAGAAATAGGTTGGGAACTAGGATACAACTCTGTTGATAGAGAAGAGGAAGCTATAAAATATTTAGAAAGAGCTATAGAATTAGATGAAGATGATGAAAGTAACTGGGCTATGGCAGCTGATATTTATTTTGATTTAAAAAGATATGAAGAAGCTTTAGAAGCTTATAATAGAGCTTATGAACTTGAACCTCTAGATAAAGAAGGGGATGCCAGTCTATATATATATAAGATAAGAATAACTTTAAGAAGACTTGAAAGATATGATAAAGCTATTGAAAAACTTTTAGAATCAAGAAGACTAGCACTTGAAGAAGGAAAGAAACCAGTTTTAGAAGAGTTAGAACTAGCATATTGTTATGCTGCACTTGGAAATAAAACTAAGGCTGAAGAACATCTGCAATTATCTATTAATTCATTAGGGGTTCATGCTAAAAATGAAAGATATTTTAAAAAACAATTTGATGAGATTAGAGAAATGATAAATATTTTATCTCATTTATCATAA
- a CDS encoding ABC transporter substrate-binding protein: MEGKSRKIKILIGLIALIVLAFGSFKPKDKNNENVNTAEVNLKKVIIGLPGISNQTLEATGIAVNKGYIAEELKKVGYEPEFIYFQQAGPAVNEALATNKIDVAMYGDFPITVLKSNGGDVKVFAVDNSRFMYGVLVQNDDNIKSIKDLEGKKVLYRKGTVEQKFFKEILKKYNLDEDKFVSVNAGGADGQSIFSAKEAEAIFTFYYTALYMESKGLGKVIDSTLDKPEVGTQSLAVGRTKFLEENPDAAVAIIKALERAKDFAKENPEEVFNIYAQSGIPAEVYKKAYSADLTFSNFDPAITDDTKEKMQKLIDFLYDNQIVKNKITVDDIITTEYYDKYKSSK, translated from the coding sequence ATGGAAGGAAAAAGCAGAAAAATAAAAATTTTAATTGGACTTATAGCTTTAATAGTATTAGCTTTTGGATCCTTTAAACCTAAAGATAAAAATAATGAGAATGTTAATACTGCTGAAGTTAATTTGAAAAAAGTTATAATTGGTTTACCTGGTATATCCAATCAAACACTGGAAGCGACAGGGATAGCTGTTAATAAAGGCTATATAGCAGAAGAATTAAAGAAAGTTGGATATGAACCTGAATTTATATATTTTCAACAAGCAGGACCTGCTGTAAATGAAGCCTTAGCAACAAATAAAATTGATGTTGCAATGTATGGAGATTTCCCAATTACAGTTTTAAAAAGTAATGGTGGAGATGTAAAAGTTTTTGCAGTGGATAATTCAAGATTTATGTATGGAGTCCTTGTTCAAAACGATGATAATATTAAAAGTATTAAAGATTTAGAAGGTAAAAAAGTTTTATATAGAAAAGGAACTGTTGAACAAAAGTTCTTTAAAGAAATTCTTAAAAAATACAATTTAGATGAAGATAAATTTGTTTCTGTAAATGCTGGTGGAGCTGATGGTCAATCTATATTCAGTGCTAAAGAAGCTGAAGCTATATTTACTTTCTATTACACAGCTTTATATATGGAATCAAAAGGGCTTGGAAAAGTTATAGACTCAACTTTAGATAAACCTGAGGTTGGAACTCAAAGTTTAGCTGTTGGAAGAACAAAATTCTTAGAAGAAAATCCTGATGCTGCTGTTGCAATTATAAAAGCCTTAGAAAGAGCTAAAGATTTTGCAAAAGAAAATCCAGAAGAAGTATTTAATATCTATGCTCAAAGTGGTATTCCTGCTGAAGTATATAAAAAAGCTTACTCTGCTGATTTAACTTTCTCTAATTTTGATCCAGCTATAACAGATGATACAAAAGAAAAAATGCAAAAATTAATAGATTTCTTATATGATAATCAAATAGTGAAAAATAAAATAACAGTAGATGATATTATAACTACTGAATACTATGATAAATATAAATCAAGTAAATAA
- a CDS encoding ABC transporter ATP-binding protein, whose translation MKILRTYIKENIGILSLGAIFLTLNTFATLAIPFQISNIINLGIMKKDIDMVYSTSIKMVIILIVGTATGIIANHFVALFATNFTKKNRKLLIRNLESLTVDQVNDFGVASLVTRMGNDNNNAQRLIVAFFQMILPSPIMAVISIFMTIKLSPTLALIPLFTILVFAFAIVLTLFKSLPYILKVQKKLDRMTLVLRERFIGAKIIRAFDNSKKERDKFNDVAQEYTDNYIITNKKFALLSPMAFSLMSIVITLIIFFGAMKVLNNTLEIGSITAIVEYSLTTIAALIMSSMVLVQMPKAVVSIERIEEVLNVTSEIKDKEELKDNSYYEDILKQNPISLTFDNVCFRYKGAEKQILKNISFSVKAGERFAIVGATGSGKSTIAKVLLRLNDIESGKILINGVNALDLPLNCLRNQISYTPQKAYIFSGKIKDNFRFTNKDMTDKEMIKIAKIAQSYDFIDSLPDKFDSFVAQGGINFSGGQKQRLSIARALSKDANIYLFDDSFSALDYATDAKLRKELKTFLKDKITIIIAQRLNTIADADKIIVLKDSEITGIGTHQELLESNQEYIELAKSQGILE comes from the coding sequence ATGAAAATATTAAGAACCTATATAAAAGAAAATATAGGAATTTTATCTTTAGGTGCAATATTTCTTACATTGAATACTTTTGCAACCTTGGCTATACCTTTTCAAATTTCTAATATAATAAATTTAGGTATAATGAAAAAAGACATAGATATGGTCTATTCTACAAGTATAAAAATGGTAATTATATTGATTGTCGGAACAGCAACTGGAATTATAGCTAATCACTTTGTAGCTCTCTTTGCCACTAACTTTACAAAGAAGAATAGAAAATTACTGATAAGAAATCTTGAATCTTTAACAGTTGACCAAGTAAATGATTTCGGAGTTGCTTCTTTAGTAACTCGTATGGGAAATGACAACAATAATGCTCAAAGACTTATAGTAGCATTTTTTCAAATGATATTACCTAGTCCGATAATGGCAGTAATATCTATCTTTATGACAATAAAGTTATCACCTACTTTAGCCTTGATACCTTTATTTACAATCTTAGTTTTTGCTTTTGCAATAGTTTTAACTCTATTTAAATCTTTACCATATATTTTAAAAGTTCAAAAAAAATTAGATAGGATGACTTTAGTTTTAAGAGAAAGATTCATTGGAGCTAAAATCATAAGAGCCTTTGATAATTCTAAAAAAGAAAGAGATAAATTCAATGATGTAGCTCAAGAGTACACAGATAACTATATCATTACCAATAAAAAGTTTGCTCTACTTTCACCTATGGCTTTTTCACTTATGTCTATTGTTATAACTTTAATAATTTTCTTTGGTGCTATGAAAGTCTTAAATAATACCTTAGAAATTGGTTCTATAACAGCCATTGTTGAATATTCATTGACAACTATAGCTGCTCTTATTATGTCATCTATGGTTTTAGTTCAAATGCCAAAGGCTGTTGTTTCAATAGAAAGAATTGAAGAAGTTTTAAATGTTACAAGTGAAATAAAGGATAAAGAAGAATTAAAAGATAATTCTTACTATGAAGATATTTTAAAGCAAAATCCTATATCTTTAACTTTTGACAATGTATGTTTTAGATATAAGGGGGCAGAAAAACAAATTTTAAAGAATATTTCCTTCTCTGTAAAAGCTGGAGAAAGATTTGCTATAGTTGGGGCAACAGGTTCTGGTAAATCTACAATAGCAAAGGTTTTACTTAGATTGAATGATATAGAAAGTGGAAAAATCTTAATAAATGGAGTCAATGCCTTAGATTTACCTCTAAATTGTCTAAGAAATCAAATTTCATATACTCCACAAAAAGCATATATTTTTAGTGGAAAAATAAAAGATAACTTTAGATTTACCAATAAGGATATGACAGATAAAGAAATGATTAAAATTGCAAAGATTGCTCAATCTTATGATTTTATTGACTCTTTACCTGATAAGTTTGATTCTTTTGTAGCTCAAGGAGGAATAAATTTCTCTGGTGGACAAAAACAAAGATTATCTATTGCAAGGGCCTTATCAAAAGATGCAAATATTTACTTATTTGATGATAGTTTCTCAGCTCTTGATTATGCGACAGATGCTAAACTTCGTAAGGAATTAAAAACTTTCTTAAAAGATAAAATAACTATTATCATAGCTCAAAGACTAAATACCATAGCTGATGCTGATAAGATAATCGTTTTAAAAGATAGTGAAATTACGGGAATTGGAACTCATCAAGAGTTACTGGAAAGCAATCAAGAATATATTGAGCTTGCTAAGTCGCAAGGAATTTTAGAATAA
- a CDS encoding ABC transporter ATP-binding protein translates to MSENIIKIKNISKKFQKNNEEVQILNDVNLDIKKGEFITIVGKSGCGKSTLLKLISGMVPITEGEILINDKSVNGVSKDCSMIFQDARLFPWLKIKDNVAIGLKNISPEEKNRIVLEYLELVGLKGVENSYPDHLSGGMAQRASIARGLALNSQIMLFDEPFSALDAMTKVQLQEELLKIHQEKGKTVILVTHDIEEAVYLGDRVVVMAANPGVIKDIINIDIEGRKDRTNTEFLSYKNKIYDYFFEDRNKNAVEYNI, encoded by the coding sequence ATGAGTGAAAATATAATAAAAATTAAAAATATTTCTAAGAAATTTCAGAAAAATAATGAAGAAGTTCAGATTTTAAATGATGTGAACTTGGATATAAAAAAAGGTGAATTTATAACTATAGTAGGAAAGAGTGGTTGTGGAAAAAGTACCTTATTAAAACTTATCTCAGGAATGGTTCCTATAACAGAAGGAGAAATATTAATAAATGATAAGTCTGTAAATGGTGTAAGTAAAGATTGTTCTATGATATTTCAAGATGCAAGACTATTTCCTTGGCTTAAAATAAAAGATAATGTTGCTATAGGTTTAAAAAATATTTCACCAGAAGAAAAAAATAGAATAGTTCTTGAGTATCTTGAACTTGTTGGTCTAAAGGGAGTTGAAAATTCATATCCTGACCACCTATCTGGAGGTATGGCTCAAAGAGCATCAATAGCAAGAGGACTGGCTCTAAACTCTCAAATAATGTTATTTGATGAACCCTTTAGTGCCTTAGATGCAATGACAAAAGTTCAACTTCAAGAAGAACTTTTAAAAATTCATCAAGAAAAAGGAAAGACAGTTATACTTGTAACTCATGATATAGAAGAAGCTGTTTATTTAGGGGATAGAGTTGTTGTTATGGCTGCTAACCCTGGAGTTATAAAAGATATTATTAATATAGACATAGAAGGTAGAAAAGATAGAACAAATACGGAATTCTTATCCTATAAAAATAAAATTTATGATTATTTCTTTGAGGATAGAAATAAGAATGCTGTTGAGTACAACATCTAA
- a CDS encoding aryl-sulfate sulfotransferase: MGLPSIYPTGVTIYNPEKCWNGYNLVQTIESGALLFDMNGNEVRRWDQFHGFPNKLLPNGNLIGHSGDRNPKYGMQDGLDLVQIDYDGNIVWKFEKFEFVEDEGEEPRWMARTHHDYQREGNPVGYYVPGQIPEVNKGNTLILAHQTLYNKKISDKKLLDDVFYEVDWEGNILWQWNANEHFEEIGFSEDAKKTLYENPNVRAADGGVGDWLHINCMSYLGPNKHYDNGDERFHPENIIFDSREANFIAIISKKTGKIVWKIGPNWNDDDVKHIDFIIGPHHAHLIPQGLPGAGNILVFDNGGWGGYGLPNPSSKNGLKNALRDYSRVLEIDPITLEIVWEFTPESIKAAIPTDAAKFYSPYVSSAQRLPNGNTLIDEGSDGRVFEVTVEKEVVWEWISPYFTDDGKTTNNMIYRAYRYPYEWVPQEEKPIEKEIKPLDIKIYRLENAGKFGAKTVVKVEGTIPYSVSDALCVAKIDESKKLNTEKLFTVNRNLFEEIVEDNKKVERLELILFGAERCRHCKALHPIIEKVLENDLAKSIKAKYVDVDKNPEITEKYKVQGIPVIIITDGEKELSRKAGEKTYSELYSWLEELISKNIK; the protein is encoded by the coding sequence ATGGGATTACCAAGCATTTACCCAACAGGAGTAACTATATATAATCCAGAAAAATGTTGGAATGGATATAATTTAGTTCAAACAATAGAATCAGGAGCTTTATTATTTGATATGAATGGAAATGAAGTTAGAAGATGGGATCAGTTTCATGGTTTCCCTAACAAACTTCTTCCTAATGGAAATTTAATAGGACATTCTGGAGATAGAAATCCTAAATATGGTATGCAAGATGGACTTGATTTAGTTCAAATTGACTATGATGGAAATATTGTATGGAAGTTTGAAAAATTTGAATTTGTTGAAGATGAAGGTGAAGAACCAAGATGGATGGCAAGAACTCATCATGATTACCAAAGAGAAGGGAATCCTGTAGGTTACTATGTGCCAGGACAAATTCCTGAAGTTAATAAAGGAAACACTCTTATACTTGCTCACCAAACTCTTTATAATAAAAAAATAAGTGATAAAAAATTACTTGATGATGTTTTTTATGAAGTCGATTGGGAAGGAAATATACTTTGGCAATGGAATGCAAATGAGCATTTTGAAGAGATAGGATTTAGTGAAGATGCTAAGAAAACTCTATATGAAAACCCTAATGTCAGAGCTGCTGATGGTGGAGTTGGAGATTGGCTTCACATAAATTGTATGAGTTACTTAGGGCCTAATAAGCATTATGACAATGGAGATGAAAGATTTCATCCTGAAAATATTATTTTTGACAGTAGAGAAGCAAACTTTATTGCAATAATCTCAAAGAAAACTGGAAAAATAGTTTGGAAAATAGGTCCAAATTGGAATGATGATGATGTTAAGCATATAGACTTTATCATAGGTCCACATCATGCCCACTTAATACCTCAAGGACTACCTGGTGCAGGAAATATACTTGTTTTTGACAATGGTGGTTGGGGAGGATATGGATTACCTAATCCATCAAGTAAAAATGGTTTAAAAAATGCTTTAAGAGATTATTCAAGAGTTTTAGAAATAGATCCTATCACTTTAGAAATAGTTTGGGAATTTACTCCTGAATCTATTAAAGCAGCTATCCCTACTGATGCCGCAAAATTTTATAGTCCTTATGTAAGTTCAGCTCAAAGATTACCTAATGGAAACACTTTAATAGATGAAGGTTCAGATGGAAGAGTTTTTGAAGTTACTGTTGAAAAAGAAGTAGTTTGGGAATGGATATCTCCATACTTTACTGATGATGGAAAGACAACAAACAATATGATATACAGAGCGTATAGATATCCTTATGAATGGGTTCCTCAAGAAGAAAAGCCTATAGAAAAAGAAATAAAACCTCTTGATATTAAGATATACAGACTTGAAAATGCTGGAAAATTTGGAGCAAAAACTGTAGTAAAGGTAGAAGGAACTATCCCATATAGTGTAAGTGATGCTCTATGTGTTGCTAAGATAGATGAAAGTAAGAAACTAAATACAGAAAAATTATTTACTGTAAATAGAAATCTTTTTGAAGAGATTGTTGAAGATAATAAAAAAGTTGAGAGATTAGAATTAATTTTATTTGGAGCTGAAAGATGTAGACATTGTAAGGCACTTCACCCTATTATAGAAAAAGTGCTAGAAAATGACTTAGCAAAATCTATAAAAGCTAAATATGTAGATGTTGATAAAAATCCTGAAATTACTGAAAAATATAAAGTTCAAGGTATTCCTGTAATCATAATTACAGATGGAGAAAAAGAGCTTTCAAGAAAAGCAGGTGAAAAAACTTATAGTGAACTGTACTCTTGGTTAGAAGAGTTAATTAGTAAAAATATTAAATAG
- a CDS encoding nitrite/sulfite reductase: MEKLEGLENIDKVEEFIKLTKAALKDEEKYKLWNASKSMYGIYAERDKGTYMVRPRFIESKISLDNLIFFLDIAKRYGDKRLHLTTRQDIQLHGNKKEDLVDLLKELKSKGFLTKATGGDAARAVIAPPTTGFEEEIINVAPYSKAVTRLILETADFMFLPRKFKVAFSNKEENNLYVKIADVGFEAIEKDGVKGFKVFGGGSLGINPREAIVLKDFIKPEEALYYVVAMRNLFNEHGDRKIRGKARLRFILIRLGEEEFLKLFNNYLDDLYKKVGDKYKNILLEEIEKYKNPYEVKAIKEKEKFVKKFNIVKGKIEGRYGYYIRFVKGDISLKEGEKLVEFLKNLNYKVEIRLTSHQELFIANLKRADVYALENLSSKYSKKRFFSSLSCIGNTICNPGILDTPPILEMILNYFKNKQRLASYLPKIQLSGCPNSCAAHQIAELGFQGKRKKDGAYFNVFVGGRFKTDDTITLSSSVGELKAETIPLFLEEMAKILKERKITYEDYSKQNEFIELVKKFEGVI, from the coding sequence ATGGAAAAGCTAGAAGGTTTAGAGAACATAGATAAGGTAGAAGAGTTTATTAAACTTACTAAAGCTGCATTAAAAGATGAAGAAAAATATAAACTATGGAATGCTTCTAAGTCTATGTATGGTATCTATGCTGAAAGAGATAAAGGTACTTACATGGTAAGACCTAGATTTATAGAATCTAAAATAAGTTTAGATAATTTAATTTTCTTTTTGGACATAGCTAAAAGATATGGGGATAAAAGACTACATCTAACAACAAGACAAGATATACAACTACATGGAAATAAAAAAGAAGATTTAGTTGATCTTTTAAAAGAATTAAAATCTAAAGGTTTTCTAACTAAAGCAACAGGTGGAGATGCTGCAAGAGCTGTTATAGCTCCTCCAACAACAGGTTTTGAAGAAGAAATCATAAATGTTGCTCCTTATAGCAAGGCTGTTACTAGACTTATACTTGAAACAGCAGACTTTATGTTCTTACCAAGAAAATTTAAAGTGGCTTTCTCTAATAAAGAAGAAAATAATCTTTATGTAAAAATTGCAGATGTAGGTTTTGAAGCTATTGAAAAAGATGGAGTAAAAGGTTTTAAAGTTTTTGGTGGAGGTAGTTTAGGAATAAATCCAAGAGAAGCTATAGTTCTTAAAGATTTTATAAAACCTGAAGAAGCTCTATATTATGTTGTGGCAATGAGAAATCTTTTCAATGAACATGGTGATAGAAAAATAAGAGGAAAAGCAAGACTTCGTTTTATTTTAATCAGATTAGGCGAAGAGGAATTTTTAAAACTATTTAATAACTACTTAGATGACTTATATAAAAAAGTTGGAGATAAATATAAAAATATTCTTCTTGAAGAAATAGAAAAATACAAGAATCCTTATGAAGTTAAGGCTATAAAAGAAAAAGAAAAATTTGTAAAAAAATTCAATATAGTAAAAGGAAAGATAGAAGGTAGATACGGATATTATATTCGTTTCGTTAAAGGAGACATAAGTTTAAAGGAAGGAGAGAAATTAGTAGAATTTTTAAAAAATCTTAATTATAAAGTTGAAATTAGACTGACATCTCATCAAGAGCTATTTATAGCAAATTTGAAAAGAGCAGATGTTTATGCATTAGAAAATCTAAGTAGTAAATACTCTAAGAAAAGGTTTTTTAGTTCTCTTTCTTGTATAGGGAATACTATCTGTAATCCAGGAATTTTAGATACACCTCCAATACTAGAAATGATTTTAAATTATTTTAAAAATAAACAAAGATTAGCTAGTTATTTACCAAAAATTCAATTATCTGGCTGTCCTAATTCTTGTGCAGCTCATCAAATAGCTGAGTTAGGATTTCAAGGTAAAAGAAAAAAAGATGGGGCATATTTCAATGTTTTCGTAGGTGGAAGATTTAAAACAGATGACACTATAACATTGAGTAGTTCAGTAGGAGAATTAAAAGCTGAGACTATACCTTTATTTCTTGAAGAAATGGCAAAGATATTAAAAGAAAGAAAAATAACTTATGAAGATTATTCTAAACAAAATGAATTTATAGAATTAGTAAAAAAATTTGAAGGAGTGATATAA
- a CDS encoding ABC transporter permease gives MKNKSEYIKFILPLLIIFFWFIFTYTGKVPPTSLPSLSAVKDTFIEMLKSGQLSNDLSLSLRRVLAGFFISSVLGISLGIFMGISSKAKEFFQLTLTAIRQIPMIAWIPLIILWAGIGEVSKIVVILFAATFPIVVNTMGGVDSTSETYLEVAKMYGLSKKDTFFKVYLPSALPNIFTGLRLGLGASWMAVVASELIASSSGIGYRLNDARSLMRSDVVIVCMIIIGLVGLLMDKLIVLISHELTPWKKN, from the coding sequence ATGAAAAATAAAAGTGAATATATAAAATTTATCTTACCTCTATTGATAATCTTTTTTTGGTTTATATTCACCTATACTGGAAAAGTTCCACCTACATCTCTACCTAGTTTGAGTGCAGTAAAGGATACTTTTATAGAAATGTTAAAATCAGGGCAATTATCTAATGACTTAAGTCTAAGTCTACGTCGTGTTCTTGCTGGTTTCTTTATTTCTAGTGTATTAGGAATTTCTTTGGGGATATTCATGGGAATATCCTCAAAAGCTAAAGAATTTTTTCAACTGACATTAACAGCAATAAGACAGATACCTATGATTGCTTGGATACCTCTTATAATACTATGGGCAGGTATAGGAGAAGTTTCAAAAATTGTAGTAATATTATTTGCAGCAACTTTCCCAATAGTTGTAAATACCATGGGTGGAGTTGATTCTACCTCTGAAACATATCTTGAAGTTGCAAAGATGTATGGTTTAAGTAAAAAGGATACTTTCTTTAAAGTTTATCTTCCTTCAGCATTACCAAATATTTTTACAGGTCTTCGTTTAGGTCTAGGAGCTTCTTGGATGGCAGTTGTTGCTTCAGAACTTATAGCTTCATCTTCAGGTATAGGATATAGATTAAATGATGCTAGAAGTTTAATGAGATCAGATGTTGTCATAGTATGTATGATAATTATTGGGCTTGTTGGACTTTTAATGGATAAATTAATAGTGTTAATATCTCATGAATTAACACCTTGGAAAAAGAATTAG